A region from the Rufibacter sp. DG15C genome encodes:
- the gcvT gene encoding glycine cleavage system aminomethyltransferase GcvT — MELKKVALNDVHEALGAKMVPFAGYNMPVRYSSDLDEHHTVRKAMGIFDVSHMGEFMVTGPGALDLIQRVTSNDASKLTPGKIQYSCFPNQEGGIVDDLLVYCLAPEEYMMVVNASNIEKDWNWINQFNTGNAKLENISDQMSLFAVQGPKTAQALQSLTPVDLPNMVYYTFDKGTFAGVPNVIISATGYTGAGGFEIYVPNENAKEVFEKIMKAGEPYGIKPIGLGARDTLRLEMGYCLYGNDITDSTSPLEAGLGWITKFSKDFTNADNLKAQKEQGVSRKLIGFEMMEQGIPRSHYEIVNAEGATIGEVTSGTMSPSLGKGVGLGYLQTEYTTPGTDIFIKVRNKNLKAQVVKLPFYKPTV; from the coding sequence ATGGAATTAAAGAAAGTTGCCCTGAACGATGTGCACGAGGCCTTAGGTGCCAAGATGGTGCCTTTTGCCGGTTACAACATGCCGGTGCGCTACTCCTCAGACTTGGATGAGCACCACACGGTGCGCAAGGCGATGGGTATTTTTGACGTGTCGCATATGGGCGAGTTCATGGTGACCGGACCTGGTGCTTTGGACTTGATTCAGCGCGTGACCTCCAATGATGCCTCCAAGCTGACGCCGGGCAAGATTCAGTACTCCTGCTTTCCTAACCAGGAAGGCGGTATTGTGGATGACCTGTTGGTGTACTGCCTAGCTCCTGAAGAGTACATGATGGTGGTGAACGCCTCCAACATTGAGAAAGACTGGAACTGGATCAATCAGTTTAACACCGGCAATGCCAAGCTGGAGAACATCTCTGACCAGATGTCCCTGTTTGCCGTGCAAGGCCCTAAGACGGCGCAGGCGCTTCAGTCTTTGACGCCGGTAGATTTGCCTAACATGGTGTACTACACCTTTGATAAGGGCACCTTTGCTGGCGTACCCAACGTGATTATTTCTGCCACGGGCTACACCGGCGCGGGCGGGTTTGAAATCTACGTACCGAATGAGAATGCCAAAGAGGTGTTTGAGAAAATCATGAAAGCCGGCGAGCCCTACGGCATCAAACCAATTGGTTTGGGCGCCCGTGACACCCTGCGTCTGGAGATGGGCTACTGCCTTTACGGCAATGACATCACCGACTCTACCTCGCCGCTGGAGGCGGGCTTGGGCTGGATTACCAAGTTCAGCAAAGACTTTACCAACGCAGACAACTTAAAGGCCCAGAAAGAGCAGGGCGTGAGCCGCAAACTGATTGGCTTTGAGATGATGGAGCAGGGCATTCCGCGCAGCCACTATGAGATTGTGAACGCCGAAGGCGCTACCATTGGCGAAGTAACCTCTGGCACTATGTCTCCTTCTTTGGGCAAAGGCGTGGGCTTGGGCTACCTACAAACCGAGTACACTACTCCGGGCACTGACATCTTCATCAAGGTCCGTAACAAGAACCTCAAGGCCCAGGTGGTAAAATTGCCTTTCTATAAACCTACAGTATAG